The following nucleotide sequence is from Prosthecobacter dejongeii.
CCTGATCGAAAGCCTCAGTGTGGTGCTTATCTTAGGCCTTGTGGTCGCTCTGGCGGCACCGACTATGCTGGGGGCCATCCGCGCCTCGCGGTTAACTTCTGCAGGCGAGTTGATCAGTGGTAAGATTGTGGAAGCCCAAGGTCTGGCCCTCACCTTTTCTTCAGACGTGGAACTGCGCTTTTATAAGGCGCCACCCACACTACCGGTGGATGGCAGCAGCGGTCAGTTTTTACAATTGCTGCAATGGGTAGAAAACGATCCTGAACTGACAGATGAAGAAGACATCGCCACTTTAAAAAAAATAGGAGCTCAGGTCGCAGTGCCCGAAGGCGTCACCCTGGCTACGGACGCAGGCTGGACGAGTCTCTGGAATCTGGAAGCGCAAACGGAAACCATTGCCGAAGGAGAGCAGGAATATGTGGCCATTCGCTTTCGTCCTGATGGCTCGACGGATCTGCCTGAAGCTGGGGCCTGGCATGTCACTTTGATTGATCAGCAAGATGCCTTAAAGGGAGAATTACCGGCGAATTTTTACACCTTACAGATTGATCCTGTGACGGCCAAGTTGGAGATCTATCGGCCCGAATAAAGCGGATGATCTCAGGTGTTGTTCAGGGCGGACTCATCTTGGCCATTGAGGCGAAGTCGAGGGCGATAAAAGGCTGCACTGCGCCATAAGCCTCTCTGTGTGGCCATGGCTGAAAGGATCAAAGCAAGGCTCCCAAAAATACACTGCCATTCATGGAGGGGAAAGGCGCTCAGGTGTGAAAGTGGGATCATCAAGACCATGGGCAGGGTATAGAGATAAACTCGCCAGCCTGAGCTGACGTGAAAAGCGAGCGTCAGCATCGCGGCACCGCCGCCGGCGATGTAAAGGACCGCGCAGAGGACATCTTGCCAAAGCGGTAAATGCCCACTGCTCAGCCCGAGGCTCCATACCAGCAAGGGGCCCATGATCACGCCCTGCAGGAGAGGCAGACTGAGTAGCAGGGCCGTGAGTTGACTGCTACGAAGTGGGAGGATGCGTAGCATGCGCAGGTTCACGGCTTCGAATAAGCCTGTGGGGAGAAACATTGCTAAGCCCAGCATCATGGAGGCGTAACTAGGGGGCATCGTTTTGGATAGACCTTCTTTGAGTTGAGCAAGCGAGATGATCCCCACCATGAGGGCCACGCTGATGGCGATCAGGCGCCCATGCACCGTGAGGAGAAAGAGGGATAGCCCTTGGGGGCCCGTGTCGGTCTGTGGGGATGTTTCCTCCTGGAAGGATCGAGTGAGGGTGGGAGAGGATACCGGGTCGAGCACCCTCGGGGCAGCCCAGTAGGAGATACCAAGCAGCACCGGCACGAGTGCCGCCAGCATCCATTGCCAGGGCTGCATCGCCTCTGGGGTGCGTGGAAGGCGTGTGGCGACGAAAACACAAAGAGGAGTCGCTAAAGCCCAGAGCATCCGGCCGGGGATGGCCAATAATTTTCCCAGGTAAGTGGGTTGTGGTTGGGTGGGCAGTAAAAAAATCAACGCACTGAGTCCCACCCCAAACCATAAAACTACAGCTAAAGAGAACCAGGGGGCGGGCACGGAGACATGGCGGATGTGTTGCATCACCCACGGATGCAAGGCCGTGGTCGTCACCATGATGGGTAGGCTGAGCAGGCTTGTTAGGCCGACGCTGATAAACCACCACGCGCGTTCTTGATCCCTCTTAGTCACGGGCTGAGGTCTCAGGGTGCGGAGGATGCCTTGGTTCCTTTCCGTCATGAGCAATTGCATGAAGAGCGGGGCAAAACTGAAAGGAAAGACCCACGTCAAAAGGCTGAGAAATACCAAGTAACAAGCGATGACCCAGCGCCAACGCAGGATGAAGTCGAAGATGATGCGTTTCATGGAAGCTCAATAGGCAGAGGATATCATGGAGAAAGCTGCGAGATGATTTAGGGCGGGGCTGTGCTAGCTGGTCAGGGCTAGAAATAACTCTTCCAAAGTCAGGGCTTGGCTGCGGAGGTTTTGTGCGCCGTGGCTCACCAGTCGAGTCAAAGGGAGGACCTGCGTATCCACGATGGCTCGGCATCGTGAGCCTTCCTGAGCAAGGATGGTTAGGCCTGGAATTTGGATCGGGAGTCCGCCTTCATACTCCACCTGCAAATGTCGCTCCATCAGTTCAGCCGTAGGACCTTCCAGCAGCAGCCGGCCCCGGTGCAAAACACTCACATGATCTGCGAATCGCTCCAGGTCAGTGATTTGGTGGGAGGATAGCAGGACGGTGCGTGCATCGTCTCTCACGATGGCGAGAAGCTCTGAAAAGAGAGCCTTTTTCGCGTGAGCATCCAGGCCCGTGGTGGGCTCATCCAAAACCAGGAAATCGGGGCGCCAAGCCATCGCTAACAGGAGGGCCAATTTCATCCGTCCCCCGAACGAGAGAGTGGCGATACGATCTCCCTCACTCAGGCCAAAAGACTGCATGAGCCGGGTGGCAAGCCCCTCATCCCAGCCGGGGTGAAAGCCGCGAACGAAGCGTATGGCACGCCCCACTTTGCCCCAAGAGACATAGCTAAGGTCAGGCCCAGCGTAGGCCGTGCGTTGTTTGATGGCTACTTCGTCTTGCCGGTGGTCCCGCCCACTCACGCGGATGCTTCCTGCATCTGGCATGCCGATGCCGAAGATCTGGTCTAACAAGGTGGTTTTCCCGGCTCCATTGGGGCCGATCAGGCCGTAAATCACGCCGCTAGGCACCGTGAGGTGGATGGGCCCGAGGGCAAAGCGTGCATAGCGTTTTTCCAGAGCTGTAATGACGAGGGCGGGTGGGTTCATGGCTGGCGTGCGTTGAGGATTTCCTGAAATAGCTGATGAATCTCGGGACCAGTGAGGCCGGCTTCGATGGCCTCCTGGTAAGCCTGGGAGAGAAGGGCGCGGGCTTGATCGAGTTTGACTTCTCGGGAGCGATCTTGCCCACGGGCTGCCACAAACGTGCCGAGCCCTTGCCTGCGATAGACGATGCCTTCGCGCTCCAGTTCTTCATAAGCGCGCTTCACGGTGATCACACTCACCAGCAATTCCTCTGCTAACTGGCGAAACGAGGGCAGCGGAGCATCGGCCACCAGCTTGCCTTCGCTAATCACCCGCTTGAGGCCAGTGACGATCTGTTCATACAGGGTTCCCGGTGCTGCGGGTGAGATGGGCGGCAGTAGCAGCTTGATGGAAACGGGTGAAGGCATGATTACTGTGTATATTAAATATACACAGTAATGTTATGCAACATCAAATTGCCAGTGGAAGCAAAAAACAGCTTTGGGCGGTATGAGGGAGAAGCGCAGTCTTACAAGACTTGCAGCCATGGGCTCAAGTCACGGTGCAACTCACATGGAGGTTCTTTTCAGCAGTGAGCTCCCACCAGTGCTGGCCCCTCATTGAGCCGCAGGCAGACCAGCGTGCTGGCTTTGATCTGAAAGGCGACCCCGCCTTCGATGAGACGGGAATCTGCCTCTAAAAACCCAGCGGGTAAGCTGGTATCGAAAACCACGCTCCACAGGGTCTCTTCGCTGCCGGGCAGGAGGAATTTTTGGGGGAGTTCTCCACGATTGAATAACAACAAGAGGGGTGGTGAACCATCCATCAAAGCACCAAAGAAAGCGCGCTTAGGGTCATGCCATTCTTCATGGCAGAGCAGGCTGGCATCTCCCTCCAGCCAAGTCACATCGGCCAGGCCTGTAGTGGGGTTCATGACCCCGTCAAAATATTGGGTGCGGCGCAGGCTGGAGAATTCTTTGCGCAGAGCGATGATGCGGCGGGTGAAGTCCAGCATGGCCTCATCGCAGGTGCTCCAGTCTAACCAACTGAGCTCATTGTCTTGGCAGTAGGCGTTGTTGTTGCCCTTTTGCGTGCGGCCGCGTTCATCCCCAGCATTGATAAAAGGCACACCGATGGAGGTCATCAGGGTGGCCATCAGACTGCGGCGCAGGCGTGCGCGGAGGTTCAGCACCCGGTAGTCTTGCGTGGGGCCTTCCACCCCGCAGCTCACGCTGTGGTTGGCATTGTCGCCATCGCGGTTGTCCTCACCGTTGGCCTCATTGTGCTTGCTGGCGTAGCTGACGAGGTCCAGCAGGGTGAAGCCATCGTGACTGGTGAGGAAATTGATGCTACTGAGAGCAGGCCGGAGATTCCAGGCGAAGACGTCCTGGCTGCCGCAGAAACGTTTGGCAAAGTCGGCCGTGGAGCCCTCATCACCGGCCCAAAATTTACGCACGGCATCTCGATACTTGCCATTCAGTTCACGCCAAGGCTCGGGAAAGCCGCCGACTTGATAGCTATCCATGCGGAAGATATCCCAAGGCTCGGCGATGAGCTTGACCTGTGACAAGATGGGGTCCTGCGCCACAGCGGCGAGGAATTGACTGTTGGCATCAAAGTTGTCGTGTTGATCACGAGCCACCGTCACAGCCAAGTCAAAACGAAAGCCATCCACATGCATCTCGGTTACCCAGTAGCGTAGGCTATCCAAAATGAGACGAAGGGCAGGCGGGGTAGCCGAATCCACCGCATTGCCGCAGCCAGTGATGTTGATGTAATTGGAACCGTGTTCGTCGAAGGTGTGGCGGTAGTACATGCGGTCATCCAGGCCACGAAACATCAGTGTAGGCCCGCGTTCATCCCCTTCCGCAGTGTGGTTATAAACCACGTCCAGGATGACCTCCAAACCTGCCGCGTGGAGGGCGCGCACCATTTCCTTGAACTCGCGGACTTGCTCACTCGGATCTTGGGCTGCGGCATATTCAGCGTGAGGGGCGAAGAAGCCGACGGTGTTGTATCCCCAGTAATTGGTGAGGCCTTTTTCCAGCAAAAATTGATCGTCCAGATGCTGATGCACAGGCAGCAGTTGCAGACTGGTCACACCCAGATTTTTGAGGTAAGCGATGACGGCAGGGTGGCCTAGGCCCGCATAGGTCCCGCGCAAAGCTGGCGGCACATCAGGGTGCTTTTGAGTGAAGCCTTTGACATGCAGTTCATAAAGAATCGTGTCCTGCCAGGGGAGGCGGGGCAGACGATCTCCCTGCCAGTCGAAAGAAGTTTCCACGACAGCGGATTTCAGGGCCTCGGCTCCATTGTCATAGGCTCCGGGGTAAGTGCCAGGTCCAGTGCCGCCAAGCATACCGGTTCGCCCATCTGGCTGCCCCACGATGGCGAGGGCGTAGGGATCTAGCAGCAGTTTGCGGGGATTGAATCTGAGTGCGCGGTCAGGGATCCAGGGGCCATGGGCGCGGTAGCCGTAGAGCTGCCCTGCCTTCACTCCAGGGACGAAGGCACACCAGAGATCGCATTCACCGCGCCGCATCCGCACACGGCCTATTTCGAGGCTGGGCTGAACCGTCGAATAGAGGCATAGATCTACCTGAGTGGCGTGACGTGAAAAGACACAGAAGAGCGCACCTTCAGGGGTGAGGGTGACTCCAGGGCGTGCGGGCCCCGCAATGGCTGGGTCAGAAGACATGGTTCTCATGCCATGGAGCAAGGCGCGGGCCGCCGCATGAGGTATTTCAGGATTGTGTGATTTCCGCCGTGCACGCATGAGAAAAGAAATTCGCAGGTCGGACTCAGGGTGGACGGGAAGCTTTGGAATAACCAGAATTTTACCATTGGCTGATTGCCCTTGTCATGTGGGGTGTTAGCTTTCCGTCTCTGCGCCGTGGTGGCGCGTATAGCTTTCAGTTCTTATGCAATGGCTCTCTTCTTTAGGCGTCGTCGGTGAAGTTCTCCGCATCATCATCCTCATTTTTGAGGTGTTGCTGGTGTTTAACCTCATGATCCTCGTCCACGAATGGGGGCATTTTTTAGCGGCCCGCTGGCGTGGGCTGAAGGTGGAGGCCTTCCAGATTTGGTTCGGTAAACCCCTGTGGAAAAAGACCATCAATGGGGTGCAGTACGGCCTGGGCAGCATCCCCGCAGGTGGTTTTGTGAAACTGCCTCAAATGGCACCCATGGGCGCGATCGAGGGCGAATCTTCCTCGGATGAGCCGCTTCCTCCCATCACGCCGATGGATAAGATCATCGTCGCTTTTGCGGGCCCCTTATTCAGTTTCGGTCTGGCTTGTCTTTTTGCCCTCCTCGTCAGCGTGCTGGGTAAGCCCCAGTCGGAACCCTTTGTCACCACAACCATCGGTTACGTGGCGAAGGATAGCCCTGCGGCTAAGACAGGCTTGAAGCCGGGGGACATCATCCAGGCGATTGACGGCCAGCCGATCCGCCGCTTTGAGGGTTTTGTAGATAGCGTGCGCTGGGGTGTCATCGCCAGTGAAGGCAGTGAAATTCAGTTCCAGGTGGAGCGTCCCGGTGAAGGCGTGAAAACCGTCGCCGTGGGTGCCAAATGGCCAGACCCGGACAAGAAACCCAGCGCCTGGTGGATGGGCCTTTTCGAGCGGCCTGTGCTGCGTGAAGTCGGCATCATGGGCAAAGAAACCCCTATGGTGGGCAATGTGCAGGAAAACAGCCCGGCTGCTGAAGCGGGCCTTCAGCCCAATGATGAACTGCTGAGTGTGGATGGACAGCCTCTTTTGAGCCGCATCTGGTTTGCTGAATACCTGGAGACTAAGCCCGGACAGCCCGTGCAGGTGATCGTCCGTCGCAAAGACAAAACGACCCTGCAAAGCAGTGAGCTAACCCTCACTCTGACACCCCGTGTGCCAGACCAGCGGCCACCGGAATACAATCGTCCCATGGTGGGTATCGAGTGGCATGCCACGGGCGAGCGTAAACTGGCCTATCCACCCGTGTCTGAGCAGGTTTCTGACGCCGCGCGCAGCATGTTCAGCATGATCAGCAAACTGGTCTCTGGAAACTCCGACATCAGCCCCGCGCACATGAGTGGCCCGGTGGGCATCGGCCGGGTGTATTACAATCTCCTTCAAGATCCCGCCGCGCTCCTACAGATCTTGTGGTTCAGCGTCGTCTTAAACATCAACCTGGCCATCATGAACATGCTGCCATTTCCCGTGTTGGATGGCGGGCACATCACCATGGCCATCGCGGAAGGTCTGCGCCGCAAGCCCCTGCATTCGCGAGCCCTGGAGTGGGTGCAGACCGCCTGTGCGCTCACGCTCTTTGGCTTCATCTTCTTCGTGACGTTCAAGGACTTGGGAGATATTTTCATTGGGGGCAATAAAAAGCCCAACCCCGCTCAGGAACTGAAGTGGCTGCCGAAAGACCAGCGGCCGGAAGTCAAGTAGTGGGCTCTTTGACGGATGCCTCACTTGAAAAAGTGAGGCGTTCCGGCTCCCCACAGGTCTTCACACGGGCTCTGTGTTTGTTTCCTGAAACACCGGACGTTTCCAGATGGGAACGCGGGTTTTGATCTCCTTCAGATACCAACGGCAAAGGTCAAAAGCTGCCGCACTGTGACGTGTGCGCACCCAGATGAGAATGGAGGGGGCTTCTGCAGCGACAAAACCCAGCCGATGCTGAATGTAGGCCTCATGCGGCCCGTGCTGCTCCCGGCCCTGAGCCATTAGCTCCCCTAGCAATCGTTCTGCCATGGGAAGGTAAGCGGTGTAATCAATGCCGGAGATCGTGAGTCCCTCTTCCTCCCCGCGCACCACCCCTAGAAAGCGCACCTCAGCCCCTAGCCCTGGGCCAAAAGGACTGGTCGTGTCTGGAATAGGGTCAGCCGATAAAAGAAACGGAGGCATGGGAGTTAAGAGGAGCGTGCTGCGGTCTTCTTTACTCGGACATTGTTCAAAATCCATCCCAGGCTGGAAAAGAGCGCGTGGCTGGCCATCTGTGATCCATGGACCCTGTGGCCAATCTTTATCACGACCTCGGCGAAGACCGTTTGCGCCAACTTGTGGCTGCCTTTTATCGGCGGGTTCGGGGGGATGACCTCATCGGCCCCATGTACCCGCCTGAGGACTGGGAAGGATCTGAAAAGCGCTTGGCCGATTTCCTAATTTATCGCTTTGGCGGGCCGCAGACGTATCTGGAAGAACGCGGGCACCCTCGGTTGCGGGGTCGGCACATGCCTTTCAGCATTGGTTTGGCAGAGCGTGACCGTTGGTTAGATCTCATGGGAGCGTCCATGAGAGAGGTGGAAATGCCCGTGGAACACGTCCCCACCGTAGCCGCCTTTTTTGCCCAAATCGCCGACTTCATGCGCAATCGGCCTGACTGATCCAGCTCCATTCCTTCGATTCTACCATGTCTCTGCCTGCCGTTCTGCTTTTAGCCCCGCTGCCTGAGTTTTTACTCCAGCCTCTGCGTCAGGTTTGCACCTGCCACGACTATTTTCATGCGGCAGATCCCGCTGCTCTCCTTGCCGAGGTAGGTCCTGAGATCCGGGCCATTGCCATGGGCGGCGGCAGTCTGGCCCCCATTTCGCTTCTCCAGCAGTTGCCCGCTCTGGAGATCCTCAGCGTTTTTGGCGTGGGGTATGACGGAGTGCCTCTTGCCTACTGCCAGGAGCGCGGTCTCCGTGTGACGAATACCCCCGATGTGCTGACGGATGATGTGGCAGACATCGCCATGGCCCTGGTGCTGATGACCAGCCGTCGTCTGGGGGAGGCGGAGCGTTTTGCCCGCGCCGGGCAGTGGCCGCAGGGGAGCTTCCCCTTAGCCCATGCACTGCGCGGAAAGCGGGCTGGCATTGTGGGCCTGGGGCGCATTGGTAAGGCCATCGCTCAGCGGCTCAGCGCTCATGGTCTTTCCATCTCTTACTATGGACGCCATGCCCAGGCGGTGGACTACCGTTTTGAGCCCAACCTGCACGCCCTCGCGGCGGAGGTGGATTTTCTCATTGTCGCCTGTCCGGGTGGGGAAGGGACACGTCACCTGATTGATGCCTCCGTGCTGGCTGCCTTGGGGGCTTCTGGCACGCTGATCAACATCGCCCGTGGCAGTATCGTGGATGAGGTCGCTCTAATCTCTGCGCTCGAGCAGGGGACCATCCGAACGGCGGGTCTGGACGTGTTTGAAAATGAGCCGCACCTTCCTCCAGCGCTGTGCCAGCATGAAAAGGTCGTGTTACTGCCTCATCTCGGCAGTGGCACGCATGAGGCACGCCTTGCCATGGCCCAGCTTTGCGTGGGAAATCTGGCCGCCCACTTTGCTGGCCAACCCTTGCTCACTCCGGTCATTTGAGGGGTTGAAATGAAGAAATGAGGGCAAAAAGCTCTTTTTAAGGAGACTCGGCTTCTTGAAGTTCATCCGTCTGGGGTGCATATTTCAAGATGCCCCCGCTGTTGACGCTGATTGCTGCCGTTTCCTCGGACGGATTCATTTCTCGTGGCCAGGGGGTGCCGTGGGATCTGCCCAAAGATCGCGCTCACTTTCGTGCTTACACCCATGGCAAATGGTTGCTGCTGGGACGGCGCACGTATGAGGAAATGCTGGGCTGGTTTACAGATCACCACCCACTGGTGCTTTCGCGCCAGCAGGCATTCATCCCTTTTTTAGGCGAGCGAGTTTCGACGGTGGAGGAGGCGCTGCACGTGGCGGAAAAGGCCCGCAGTGCCGAATTGGTAGTCTGTGGAGGGGCAGGAACTTACACGGCCGCCATGCCGTTGGCGGATCGCCTCATCATCACGCATGTGGAGGACCGTCTCGGCAGTGGGGTGGCTTTTCCCGCATTTTCCCGCGAGGATTGGGAGCCTATCTCCAGGAAGATTTGTGAGCCCGATGAGACGCATGCCCAGGGATTTGCCATCGTGACCTACCAGCGGGTCAGGCATTACCGAAAGGCGGCGTAGCCGACACCGAAGGTGACAAAAAAGTGACTCTTTCAGAGCACCATTCAGGGCCCTAAGCGCAATCGGAACGCTGGGCCAAAATTTTTCTCGCTTTTCAATCGCTGGGTCTGTCTAATCACGATGTGCGAAGGTTTTTTCAGCCTTCGGACGCATACATCATAATCCAAACCATAAACGCACTACTACCATGAAAAGAGCACTCCAACGAGGTTTCACCCTCATTGAACTCCTGGTGGTGATCACCATCATCGCGATCATCGCGAGTTTGGCGGTCCCCACATACAACCTCATCACCGTGAAGGCCAACCAGATGAAAGGGTCCAGCAACTGCCGCCAGATCATCGGCCTTCTGCTGACCTACGCTTCGGACAACAACGGCCTGTATCCGGACTCCGTCACGAACCCGACCACGGGCAGCGTGCCGCTGACCTCCAACGATGCTTTCCGCGCCCTCGTGCAGGAAGGTCTCGTGCAGGACGAAACCATCTTCGGCTGCCCAGGCAGCCGTTTCATGCCTGACAAAAACATCGGTATCGCACCGACGTTTGACCAGGCTCTGACCGCTGGTGAAAACCATTGGGCCATGACTCAGGGGCAGTCCAACACCAGCTCCAGCATCATGCCGATCGTGTTTGAAAACCCAGCCGCTGCTGGTTGGCCTCCACAGTGGAACTGCGATGCCGCTGGCAAACCTGTTCCCGGCCGTGCCTGGCAGGGTGGTACCGTCATCATTGGCAAAAACGACGCCAGTGTTGAAACCGTCAAGCTCATGTCCGCTCAGGGCGCTTCCGTGGGACCAAAACTCCTCGGCAGTGGCTTTGACATGTTCACCATGGCTAGCCCGAATACCCCTCAGCAGATCCTGAACATCGTGGTCTCTGGCTCCGGCAGCTTTCAGGACATTCCTGGAGCAGGCGGTCTGCCACAGGCTCCTGGTTACGGTGGCCTTCCTCCAGCCCCAGGTGCTGGTGGTCTGCCAGCCCTTCCAGGCGCAGGTGCCCCAGCCGGTCTGCCAGCCCTCCCAGGTGCTCCTGGTGCAGGCGGTCTGCCTACCCTTCCAGGTGCTCCTCAGCAGTAATTCGCTGAAGCTACCCGGTTGATTAAAATTACAACGCCGTCTGGAGTCATCCAGACGGCGTTTTTGTTGGGCGGGAGAGTATGGTAGATTCGTTCTTTCCATTGTAGGGCGGTGTGTGTCCGGCGTCTTCCGCGTGTTTGTCTCTCCCGCTTCGTCGCCGGATTACCCGCCTTCTTTGAAGGTGAAGTTTTTTTGGGGTTCATCGCTTGAAGGTATCAATCGGGTCGGGAGGAAAAAGGGCACCGTCAAAGCAAGGCGGATAATCCGGCGATGGGGTGGAAGAGCTTCGACGTTTTTTTGCGCCGGACACATCCGCCCTACTCACGGGGATGCGTGCTTTGGAGACCCGTGGAGAGATGATCGCGTCTAACCAAAAGGGTGGCGGGCGATACAAAGCCAAAGTAGCCAGAGCTTTAGCTCGCGCAGACTCCATTTTGGATTCGGTGTGTTAGGGCCAGCGCGGAGGACGGAACCTCGTTGAGGTTCGACTTCAGTGGAGACGTTTACGGTCTCATACCCAGGGTTGTGCCAACCCTGGGCTGAAAGACATAAGCCCTTTGGGCTTGTGAGCGACGGGCGCTTTCAGCATTCAAAGTTTATGACACTAGGCTGTAATGCATAAGCCCTTTGGGCTTGAGGACGGACAGGCTTCTCAACATCCAAGATTCGCGGCATTGTGCCTGAAAGATGCAAGCCCTTCGAGCATGGGGAACGATGAGGTGTTTTAACCCTCCAAGGTCTCGCCATTTTCATGAGCTTCACTGGCCTCAATGACCGCGCCTGGTCGCACTCGGTAACCGCCGGAGCGATCATCAAAGACGAGGTCGAGGAGCCCGCGTTTCCCCGCAGCCTCCAGCAGTGCATTGAAGGAGCGGAAACCATGAAAACGCTCGCTAAACTGGGGTGCGCGGCGTTTCAGGGTTTCCTTCACTTTCCAGCCCCAGACGCCTTGGTCACCGCCTTGCTCGCCGATGAGGTCATCCACGGTGGCCATCAGCATTTCGATGGCTTTTTCAGGGTCGCCGGCGGGTTTTGGTTCGGCAGGCGCGCGGGGTTCAGTGGGAGCTTGAGCCCCTGTCGCAGCAGACCGAGGTTGGCGGCCACCCCGGCCTGTCGGGGCGGGGGCGGGCTCCGGTTTGGCCTCTCCGCTGGAGCGGGGCTCAGTGCCATTCGCGGGCAATGGGGCGCGTGGCAGGCGGGTGCTCCGGCGTTTTTGCTGCTCACGGACGAGGTCATCGTAAAAGATGAATTCATCGCAGTTGCCAATGAAGAGGTCGCTGGTGGAGTTTTTCACACCCACGCCGATGACGGTCTTGTTATTTTCCCGCAGCTTGCTGACGAGTGGAGAAAAGTCTGAGTCCCCACTGACCACGACGAAGGTATCCACGTGGGCTTTGGTGTAGCAAAGGTCCAGGGCGTCCACCACCATGCGGATGTCCGCACTGTTTTTACCCGACATGCGCACGTGGGGGATCTCGATGAGCTCAAAGGCGGCCTCATGCATCGCCTTTTTGAATTCGCGGTAACGCTCCCAGTCACAGTAGGCTTTCTTCACTACGATGCTGCCTTTGACCAGCAACCGCTCCAACACCTTGCCCATGTCAAACTTGTCATACTTCGCATCCCTGACCCCGAGGGCCAAGTTTTCAAAGTCACAAAAGACTGCCATCGTGTGAGTCCGCTCTGGATTGCGCATGCATGCAGCGTCACGGCGGAGGGGGGAAAGGTCAAGAGAGGGGTGGGGAGAATGGGCGGGGATGTTTCCCACGGCTCTGCGACACAGACTTGCCAGCAGGCGTATCTCAGGCGAATACCTCAGCCTCCCAACCCCGACCCTCATGTCCATCTGGAATTACGCCAACCCGCAGCTCAAAGACCTCGTCGCCTACGAACCAGGAAAGCCGATCGAAGACGTCGCGCGCGAGCGTGGCTTGCGGCCTGAAGACATCATCAAGATGGCTTCCAATGAGAACCCCCTGGGCCCTTCCCCCAAGGCCATCGCTGCCATGGAGGAAGCGGTGAAAGAAGTGCACATCTACCCGGATGGAGCTTCCTACAAACTGCGCAATGCCCTGGCGGATAAGTTCGGCCTGGAGATGGGAAACATCATCATCGGCTGTGGCAGCAATGAGATCATCGAGTTCATCGGTCACGCTTTCTTGCAGCCGGGAGATAACATCATCACAGCCAAGCACGCCTTTGTGGTTTATAAACTCATGGCCAAGGTTTTCGGGGCCGAGACCATCGAAATCGAAGACCCAGGTTTCGTGCATGATCTGGATGCGATGGCTGCTGCTATCACCCCTCGGACGAAGAAGATCTTCATTGCCAATCCCAATAACCCCACGGGTACTTTGGTCACTCAAGAGGCGATTGACCGCTTCATGGATAAAGTTCCCCCGCATGTGGTGGTGGTCTTTGACGAGGCCTATTATGAATTCCTCGATACCCCACCGGACACGCTGAAGTATGTGCGCGAAGGCCGGAATGTGGTGATCCTGCGCACCTTTTCGAAAATCCAGGGGCTGGCAGGAACCCGTGTCGGTTACGGCATCGGGAACAAAGAGTTGATTGATGTGCTGCAGCGCACGCGCCAGCCGTTCAATGTGAATTCCGTGGCCCAGGCCGGTGCCCTGGCGGGGCTGCTGGATCAGGAGCATCAGGATAAAACCAAGGCC
It contains:
- a CDS encoding prepilin-type N-terminal cleavage/methylation domain-containing protein — translated: MKRALQRGFTLIELLVVITIIAIIASLAVPTYNLITVKANQMKGSSNCRQIIGLLLTYASDNNGLYPDSVTNPTTGSVPLTSNDAFRALVQEGLVQDETIFGCPGSRFMPDKNIGIAPTFDQALTAGENHWAMTQGQSNTSSSIMPIVFENPAAAGWPPQWNCDAAGKPVPGRAWQGGTVIIGKNDASVETVKLMSAQGASVGPKLLGSGFDMFTMASPNTPQQILNIVVSGSGSFQDIPGAGGLPQAPGYGGLPPAPGAGGLPALPGAGAPAGLPALPGAPGAGGLPTLPGAPQQ
- a CDS encoding NYN domain-containing protein, translated to MRNPERTHTMAVFCDFENLALGVRDAKYDKFDMGKVLERLLVKGSIVVKKAYCDWERYREFKKAMHEAAFELIEIPHVRMSGKNSADIRMVVDALDLCYTKAHVDTFVVVSGDSDFSPLVSKLRENNKTVIGVGVKNSTSDLFIGNCDEFIFYDDLVREQQKRRSTRLPRAPLPANGTEPRSSGEAKPEPAPAPTGRGGRQPRSAATGAQAPTEPRAPAEPKPAGDPEKAIEMLMATVDDLIGEQGGDQGVWGWKVKETLKRRAPQFSERFHGFRSFNALLEAAGKRGLLDLVFDDRSGGYRVRPGAVIEASEAHENGETLEG
- a CDS encoding dihydrofolate reductase, producing MPPLLTLIAAVSSDGFISRGQGVPWDLPKDRAHFRAYTHGKWLLLGRRTYEEMLGWFTDHHPLVLSRQQAFIPFLGERVSTVEEALHVAEKARSAELVVCGGAGTYTAAMPLADRLIITHVEDRLGSGVAFPAFSREDWEPISRKICEPDETHAQGFAIVTYQRVRHYRKAA
- the hisC gene encoding histidinol-phosphate transaminase, encoding MSIWNYANPQLKDLVAYEPGKPIEDVARERGLRPEDIIKMASNENPLGPSPKAIAAMEEAVKEVHIYPDGASYKLRNALADKFGLEMGNIIIGCGSNEIIEFIGHAFLQPGDNIITAKHAFVVYKLMAKVFGAETIEIEDPGFVHDLDAMAAAITPRTKKIFIANPNNPTGTLVTQEAIDRFMDKVPPHVVVVFDEAYYEFLDTPPDTLKYVREGRNVVILRTFSKIQGLAGTRVGYGIGNKELIDVLQRTRQPFNVNSVAQAGALAGLLDQEHQDKTKAITDEGRAYLQAEFAAMGLEYIPSFANFVLVKVGDGNAVFKAMMDKGIILRAMASYKLPEWIRVSVGTMPQNERCIAELKALLGKA
- a CDS encoding 2-hydroxyacid dehydrogenase, with product MSLPAVLLLAPLPEFLLQPLRQVCTCHDYFHAADPAALLAEVGPEIRAIAMGGGSLAPISLLQQLPALEILSVFGVGYDGVPLAYCQERGLRVTNTPDVLTDDVADIAMALVLMTSRRLGEAERFARAGQWPQGSFPLAHALRGKRAGIVGLGRIGKAIAQRLSAHGLSISYYGRHAQAVDYRFEPNLHALAAEVDFLIVACPGGEGTRHLIDASVLAALGASGTLINIARGSIVDEVALISALEQGTIRTAGLDVFENEPHLPPALCQHEKVVLLPHLGSGTHEARLAMAQLCVGNLAAHFAGQPLLTPVI